In Bubalus kerabau isolate K-KA32 ecotype Philippines breed swamp buffalo chromosome 4, PCC_UOA_SB_1v2, whole genome shotgun sequence, one DNA window encodes the following:
- the AARSD1 gene encoding alanyl-tRNA editing protein Aarsd1 produces MAFRCQRDSYAREFTTTVVSCRPAELRTEGSNGKKEVLSGFQVVLEDTLLFPEGGGQPDDRGTINDISVLRVTRRGTQADHFTQTPLTPGTEVQVRVDWERRFDHMQQHSGQHLITAVADDLFGLKTTSWELGRLRSVIELDSPSVTAEQVAAIEQSVNEKIRDRLPVNVRELSLDDPEVEQVRGRGLPDDHAGPIRVVTIQSVDSNMCCGTHVSNLSDLQVIKILGTEKGKKNKTNLIFLAGNRVLKWMERSHGIEKALTALLKCGAEDHVEAVKKLQNSSKLLQKNNLNLLRDLAVHIAHSLRNSPDWGGVITLHRKDGDSEFMNIIANEIGSEETLLFLTVGDEKGAGLFLLAGPAEAVETLGPRVSEVLEGKGAGKKGRFQGKATKMSRRAEVQALLQDYISTQSAEE; encoded by the exons ATGGCGTTTCGGTGTCAGCGGGACAGCTACGCCAGAGAG TTCACCACCACAGTGGTCTCCTGCCGTCCCGCGGAGCTGCGCACCGAAGGAAGCAACGGCAAGAAGGAAGTGCTGAGCGGTTTCCAAGTGGTACTGGAAGACACGCTGCTTTTCCCCGAGGGCGGGGGACAG CCTGATGACCGTGGTACAATCAATGACATCTCTGTGCTGAGAGTGACTCGCCGGGGCACCCAGGCTGATCATTTCACGCAGACGCCCCTGACCCCTGGGACTGAGGTTCAAGTCCGGGTGGACTGGGAACGGAGGTTTGACCACATGCAGCAGCATTCAG GGCAGCATCTCATCACCGCAGTTGCTGATGATCTTTTTGGGCTGAAGACAACGTCATG GGAGTTGGGGCGACTCCGGAGTGTCATTGAGCTGGACAGCCCCTCTGTGACTGCAGAGCAAGTAGCTGCCATCGAGCAGAGTGTCAATGAAAAAATCCGAGACCGGCTGCCAGTGAACGTGCGAGAACTGAGCCTGGATGATCCAGAGGTGGAGCAG GTGAGGGGCCGGGGTTTGCCGGATGATCACGCTGGGCCTATTCGAGTTGTTACCATCCAGAGCGTAGATTCCAACATGTGTTGTGGGACCCATGTGAGCAATCTCAGTGACCTTCAG GTCATTAAAATTCTGGGCActgagaaggggaaaaagaacaaaaccaacCTGATCTTCCTGGCTGGGAACCGGGTGCTGAAGTGGATGGAGAGGAGTCATGGCATTGAGAAGGCGCTCACAGCTCTGCTGAA GTGTGGAGCAGAGGACCACGTGGAAGCAGTAAAGAAGCTGCAGAACTCCAGCAAGCTCCTGCAGAAG AACAACCTGAATCTGCTCAGAGACCTGGCTGTGCACATTGCCCACAGCCTTAGGAACAGCCCGGACTGGGGAGGTGTGATCACATTACACAG GAAGGACGGCGATTCTGAGTTCATGAATATCATCGCCAATGAGATTGGGTCAGAG GAGACCCTCCTCTTCTTAACTGTGGGCGATGAGAAAGGTGCTGGACTCTTCTTACTGGCAGGACCAGCTGAGGCCGTGGAGACCCTGGGGCCCAG GGTGTCTGAGGTGCTGGAAGGCAAGGGAGCTGGGAAGAAAGGCCGCTTTCAGGGCAAGGCCACCAAGATGAGCCGGCGGGCAGAGGTGCAGGCGCTTCTCCAGGACTACATCAGCACGCAGAGCGCAGAGGAGTGA
- the PTGES3L gene encoding putative protein PTGES3L isoform X1 encodes MARQHARTLWYDRPKYVFMEFCVEDSTDVHVLIEDHRIVFSCKNPDGVEFYNEIEFYAKVNCKDSQDKRSGRSITCFVRKWKEKVAWPRLTKEDIKPVWLSVDFDNWRDWEGEEEVELAQVEHYAELLKKVSTKGPPPAMDDLDALDVAAVSDGRIGEEQTDGAFDFLRIGHNLCICTHQGFLEYLSLCVCMS; translated from the exons ATGGCACG GCAGCATGCCCGGACCCTGTGGTACGACAGGCCCAAGTATGTGTTCATGGAGTTTTGTGTTGAGGACAGCACGGATGTCCACGTGCTCATCGAAGACCACCGCATTGTGTTCAG CTGCAAGAATCCTGATGGAGTGGAGTTTTACAATGAGATTGAGTTCTATGCCAAGGTGAACTGCAAG GACTCCCAAGATAAGCGCTCTGGCCGCTCCATTACTTGCTTTGTGAGGAAATGGAAGGAGAAGGTGGCATGGCCTAGGCTCACCAAGGAGGATATCAAG CCAGTGTGGTTGTCTGTGGACTTTGATAACTGGAGAGACtgggaaggggaagaagaagTGGAGCTGGCTCAGGTGGAGCATTATGCAGAG CTTTTGAAAAAGGTCAGCACCAAGGGACCACCCCCTGCAATGGATGATCTGGAT gcgCTTGATGTGGCTGCTGTATCAGATGGCAGGATAGGAGAGGAGCAAACAGATGGGGCCTTTGACTTCCTACGGATTGGCCATAATCTTTGTATTTGTACTCATCAAGGCTTTCTTGAGTAtttgagcctgtgtgtgtgtatgtcttaa
- the PTGES3L gene encoding putative protein PTGES3L isoform X5 — MARQHARTLWYDRPKYVFMEFCVEDSTDVHVLIEDHRIVFSCKNPDGVEFYNEIEFYAKVNCKDSQDKRSGRSITCFVRKWKEKVAWPRLTKEDIKPVWLSVDFDNWRDWEGEEEVELAQVEHYAELLKKVSTKGPPPAMDDLDDDSDSADATSA; from the exons ATGGCACG GCAGCATGCCCGGACCCTGTGGTACGACAGGCCCAAGTATGTGTTCATGGAGTTTTGTGTTGAGGACAGCACGGATGTCCACGTGCTCATCGAAGACCACCGCATTGTGTTCAG CTGCAAGAATCCTGATGGAGTGGAGTTTTACAATGAGATTGAGTTCTATGCCAAGGTGAACTGCAAG GACTCCCAAGATAAGCGCTCTGGCCGCTCCATTACTTGCTTTGTGAGGAAATGGAAGGAGAAGGTGGCATGGCCTAGGCTCACCAAGGAGGATATCAAG CCAGTGTGGTTGTCTGTGGACTTTGATAACTGGAGAGACtgggaaggggaagaagaagTGGAGCTGGCTCAGGTGGAGCATTATGCAGAG CTTTTGAAAAAGGTCAGCACCAAGGGACCACCCCCTGCAATGGATGATCTGGAT GATGATTCTGACAGTGCTGATGCAACAA gcgCTTGA
- the PTGES3L gene encoding putative protein PTGES3L isoform X3 yields the protein MARQHARTLWYDRPKYVFMEFCVEDSTDVHVLIEDHRIVFSCKNPDGVEFYNEIEFYAKVNCKDSQDKRSGRSITCFVRKWKEKVAWPRLTKEDIKPVWLSVDFDNWRDWEGEEEVELAQVEHYAEALDVAAVSDGRIGEEQTDGAFDFLRIGHNLCICTHQGFLEYLSLCVCMS from the exons ATGGCACG GCAGCATGCCCGGACCCTGTGGTACGACAGGCCCAAGTATGTGTTCATGGAGTTTTGTGTTGAGGACAGCACGGATGTCCACGTGCTCATCGAAGACCACCGCATTGTGTTCAG CTGCAAGAATCCTGATGGAGTGGAGTTTTACAATGAGATTGAGTTCTATGCCAAGGTGAACTGCAAG GACTCCCAAGATAAGCGCTCTGGCCGCTCCATTACTTGCTTTGTGAGGAAATGGAAGGAGAAGGTGGCATGGCCTAGGCTCACCAAGGAGGATATCAAG CCAGTGTGGTTGTCTGTGGACTTTGATAACTGGAGAGACtgggaaggggaagaagaagTGGAGCTGGCTCAGGTGGAGCATTATGCAGAG gcgCTTGATGTGGCTGCTGTATCAGATGGCAGGATAGGAGAGGAGCAAACAGATGGGGCCTTTGACTTCCTACGGATTGGCCATAATCTTTGTATTTGTACTCATCAAGGCTTTCTTGAGTAtttgagcctgtgtgtgtgtatgtcttaa
- the PTGES3L gene encoding putative protein PTGES3L isoform X4: MARQHARTLWYDRPKYVFMEFCVEDSTDVHVLIEDHRIVFSCKNPDGVEFYNEIEFYAKVNCKDSQDKRSGRSITCFVRKWKEKVAWPRLTKEDIKPVWLSVDFDNWRDWEGEEEVELAQVEHYAELLKKVSTKGPPPAMDDLDDDSDSADATSN; the protein is encoded by the exons ATGGCACG GCAGCATGCCCGGACCCTGTGGTACGACAGGCCCAAGTATGTGTTCATGGAGTTTTGTGTTGAGGACAGCACGGATGTCCACGTGCTCATCGAAGACCACCGCATTGTGTTCAG CTGCAAGAATCCTGATGGAGTGGAGTTTTACAATGAGATTGAGTTCTATGCCAAGGTGAACTGCAAG GACTCCCAAGATAAGCGCTCTGGCCGCTCCATTACTTGCTTTGTGAGGAAATGGAAGGAGAAGGTGGCATGGCCTAGGCTCACCAAGGAGGATATCAAG CCAGTGTGGTTGTCTGTGGACTTTGATAACTGGAGAGACtgggaaggggaagaagaagTGGAGCTGGCTCAGGTGGAGCATTATGCAGAG CTTTTGAAAAAGGTCAGCACCAAGGGACCACCCCCTGCAATGGATGATCTGGAT GATGATTCTGACAGTGCTGATGCAACAAGTAATTAA
- the PTGES3L gene encoding putative protein PTGES3L isoform X2 translates to MEFCVEDSTDVHVLIEDHRIVFSCKNPDGVEFYNEIEFYAKVNCKDSQDKRSGRSITCFVRKWKEKVAWPRLTKEDIKPVWLSVDFDNWRDWEGEEEVELAQVEHYAELLKKVSTKGPPPAMDDLDALDVAAVSDGRIGEEQTDGAFDFLRIGHNLCICTHQGFLEYLSLCVCMS, encoded by the exons ATGGAGTTTTGTGTTGAGGACAGCACGGATGTCCACGTGCTCATCGAAGACCACCGCATTGTGTTCAG CTGCAAGAATCCTGATGGAGTGGAGTTTTACAATGAGATTGAGTTCTATGCCAAGGTGAACTGCAAG GACTCCCAAGATAAGCGCTCTGGCCGCTCCATTACTTGCTTTGTGAGGAAATGGAAGGAGAAGGTGGCATGGCCTAGGCTCACCAAGGAGGATATCAAG CCAGTGTGGTTGTCTGTGGACTTTGATAACTGGAGAGACtgggaaggggaagaagaagTGGAGCTGGCTCAGGTGGAGCATTATGCAGAG CTTTTGAAAAAGGTCAGCACCAAGGGACCACCCCCTGCAATGGATGATCTGGAT gcgCTTGATGTGGCTGCTGTATCAGATGGCAGGATAGGAGAGGAGCAAACAGATGGGGCCTTTGACTTCCTACGGATTGGCCATAATCTTTGTATTTGTACTCATCAAGGCTTTCTTGAGTAtttgagcctgtgtgtgtgtatgtcttaa